In the genome of Achromobacter sp. MFA1 R4, the window TGGCGTTGCCGATGCCCGACCCGAACAGCACCACGCCGGCCCACACCGCCCAGGCATGGTCCGCGGCCAGCATCAGCACCAGCGATCCGCCTATCTGCACGGCATAGGCCGCGCAGGCCACTTTGCGGCGATCCGCCGCCGGCGGCATCAGCCAGCCCACGGCAGCGCGTCCCGCGATGGCGCTTGCGGTCGCCAGCCCCATTGCCAGTCCCGCCGTCTGTGCGCCCAGCAGCGGCGCGAGCATCGACAGCAGATGCGCGATCAGCCCGATCTGGGCAAACAGGCCCAGCGCCATGCCGGCAGCTAGCGTCAGGAAGGCCCGGTCGCGCCACAGGTTGCCGACGCGCGCGGGCGCCGTTGCGGCGGCAGGCTTTGCCTTGGCGGGCGAGTCGCCGTCGGGCTCCTGCCCAAGCTGCTGCGGCGTCACCGAGAAGACGCTGCGCGACAGGACGGCGATGACGGCGACCATCGCCAGGCCGACCCAAAGCGCGGCCTGCGCGAAGCCGGCCTGCGCGATCAGGAACACCCACAGCGGCGAAAACACGATGCCGCCCACGCTGGCGCCGTTATAGGCCATGCCCAGGGCGGCAGGGCGCCGGCGCACGAACCACGGCGCGATCAGCGCATTGACGGCCGCGGCGCCCAGCGTGACCCAGCCCATGCCGCTGAGCGCCGCAGCGGCGAACAATTGCCATGGGGCCTGCGCCAGGGCCCAGCCCGCCACGCCCAGCGCCAGCAGCACCGCGCCGCCCGCGGTCGTGCGCGCCACGCCGATGCGGCGGTGCAGGCGCGGCAGGTTGGCCACGACCACCGTGCCCGCCAGGAAGTGCAGCGTGACGGCCCCTGACACCAAGGCGACGCTCCAGCCGGTGCGTTGGACCACGGCGTGCAGGAACACGGGCGGTCCGTAAAAGCCCACGCCCCAGCCGAAGATGGCGAGCACGAAGGTGGCGTAGAGGACTTTCCAGCCGAAGAAGGGGGCAGAGGAGGGCATGAGCAGCGGGGGGCAAGTTTTGGTGAGTCGAAGTATGCTTACGCCTGACACACAACACTTTGGTCCACCCCGAATCATGGAATCCGGATTCGCCGACATCAACCTGTCCGCCGTGGCGGGCGCCATCGCCGACCCGGCGCGCGCGCGCATGCTGTGCGTGCTGCTGGATGGGCGCGCGCGCACCGCCACGGAGCTGGCCGCGGCCGCCGACATCGGCGCGTCCACGGCCAGCAGCCATTTCCAGCGCCTGCGCGAGCAGGGCCTGGTCGAGATGGCGGTGCAGGGCAAGCACCGGTACTTCCGGCTGGCGAGCGCCGAGGTCGGCCGCGCGCTGGAGGCCCTGCTGGTGGTCGCGGGCGCCGATCGCGCGCCGTTCAAGCCCAGCACGCCATCCCTGTTGCGCGACGCCCGCACCTGCTATGACCACATGGCGGGCACGTTGGCCGTGCGCATCCATGACGCCATGCTCGCCCGCTGCTGGCTTTTGCCCGACGGCCGCGACTATGCGCTCACTCCGCTGGGCGAAGCCTCGCTGGCGCAGGTGGGCGTGGACGTCGCGCAGGCGCGCCTGCGGCGCCGGCGCTTTGCGTGCGCGTGCCTGGACTGGAGCGAGCGGCGCTCGCATCTGGGCGGCGCCCTCGGGGCGGCGCTGTTCGACGCGCTGCTGGCGCGCGGCTGGGTCAGCAAGGACCTGGACTCGCGCGCGTTGCGCGTCACGTCCAAGGGCGAGCGGCAGTTCCCGGCTTTTTTCGGCCCTGCGGACGCACAGCCCGCGGCGCGGAGGGACGCGCATGCGGCAGCCTGACCGTTTCCCCGCCGCCATGTGCCCGAACATGCCGCCGATCGCCGCCGATATGCCGCCAATATGCCGTCCAAGCAGGCGGCGCACCCGCCCACAACCCTTTGAGCCGCGGATGCGGCTTTTTTTACGTCTTCCCGTCCCTCGCGGACCGCTTTACTACCCTGTACAGGAGGTGGCCTTGCCTACGCTGGCCTTGCACGCTTTCCGTCACGTCTTGCAGATCGTGACGGAACTGCGCATCGACGTTAACCATTGCCCGCAGGAAGTGGACAAGGAACTCGATGTCATCCACAACCGCATGAATCGTCCCATGGACCGCCTGCATGGACTGCCGGAGGTCAAGACCGACATCCCTGGCATCGTGCTTCGCTATCGCGAGGCTGACGGCGAGTATTACGTGTATGTGGTGGACGTGCGGCGGGACCGGCTGGCGGGCTACACCGTTTTCAACCGCCTGATCGAAGTGGGCCGGCGCGCCGATCCCTATGTGCGCGCCCCGCATTCCAAGTACGCCGCCCCGTACCAGGGCATGGGCCTGGCCACCGCGGTGTACCGGTGGGCGCTGGACGCGGGCCTGTGCATCCTGAGCGGGGCTCGCCAGTCGATCGGCGCGCACCGCCTGTGGATGGGGCTGGCGCGCGACTACGCGCTGGGCTTCGTGGACCTGCGCCGCAAGCAGTTGACCTACCTGGGGCGCGAGGTAAGTCCCCGCGTGCGGGAGGATCTGCACACCCGCATGATCCTGCTGGGCAAGGGCTGGACGCTGGACGCTTACATGCGCGCGACAGGGATGATTGCGTCCCAGGATGCGCTTTCGCAACACACCCTAGGGTAATCCCCGGATTTCCGTGCCGGGCGTCGCGTGCCGCGAGCCCGGCGCTGGCTCGAAAGCCGCGCCAACACTGAATATCGCGCCGCCGCCCAGCGGCGCTTCTCAAAATATGAGAAACGGGGACGCTACTAATTGGGCGCAACAGTGTTTCCAGTTTCTGCTGGAGTTACAAAACTTATCCGGGTTGTCATGAATCGCGGAGTATGCTCGACGGTAGATAGAGGACTACCGAAGTGCATCAAAACAACTTGATCTACAAGGGATACCGCCTTACGGCCAAGGTTTCCCGGGGCGACGGCACTATCGAGCTTCAGGCCCAAGCCAGCGGCCCCGTCTTTACCGCCTCGGTGATGGTCGTCCAGGCAGGCGCCATCCTAGAAGGCGGCGACGAATACCCGGTTCCGCAATTCGCCGAGGGCGGTTTCGTCTACAGCCCGCGCGAGGCCGTCCATGCAGCCATCCTGCACGGACGGGAGATCGTGGACGGCCTGACGAACGTGCCGTCCTGACGGACTTGCCGCCTGGCGCTTTTTGCCTTTCGCCTGTTCGCCTATTGGCCTGTTCGCCGTTACGCGGAAAAGACTTCCCGCCAGTCGCGGGTCTTGGCCAGCGTCTGCACGGTGGCGGACTGTTCCAGAATCGTCACGGCCTTCTTGAATTCCTCGGCCGACGCGCCGTCTTCCAGTATCACCATGCGCGAGTTGCGCGCATCGGCCATCTTCACGTCGGACATCTTGCCGTGGGTCTGGTAGACCTGCGTCCAATCCATTTTCTTGCCGGCCTTCAGGGCGATGGGCTCGATGTACGTCAGCGCCGTGCTGCCCGCGGCGCGCACCGCATACGCGAAGTCGGCGGTGTGGCCGCTGCTGCCCTTGGCGCGCGCGCCCTTGACCATGCGGTTCACGCCCACCCCTTCCGCCAGCGCCCGGCCCACCTGGGCGCGAAAGCGCAACTGGCTGAAGCGGGGCATCCATTTCGCGCACTGGAACGACAGGGCCATCGCCAGCTTCACGGCGTCCCACAGGGCTTCCTGCAGTTGTTCGTTGGGCCCCGACGCGACGATGGCGCCGGACCGGTCGAATTGCGCCAGGGTGACGCCCGGCGTCTCGTTCAGGATATCGATGCGCTTGGCCGCCACCTCGATGCCGAAGCTGGACGCGTGCATCGCCGTCTCACCGGCGTCGGTCAGGTAGAACGAGGACTCGTCGGGATGCGCGATGAAGAACGCGGCATGTTGGCCATCCAGGCCCAGCGTCATGGGAGACACGGCGCGGATGGCGTGTTCGCCCGCCGGCAGGACAGTCCAGCCGGAGGCTTCCAGGAAATTGCTCATAGGATCAGTTCGATTTGGCGGCCTTTGAGGGGATGCGCAAAGCCGCCGGCCAGCGTCAGGTTCGCTCGCGGCAGGAAATACTGCATCAGGGCGCCGATGGTGTCCAGGGCGGGCACGACGGGTTCGGCATAGCCTTCGCCTTCTTCGACCCAGATGTGTTCATGGCTGCGGTCGGCGAGCGGCTTGCGGTAATGGGGCCGGTCCGAGCCCACCAGGCTGGTGTGGAAGGAGTCGTCGGTGTCCACGCCGTATACGCGGTGCG includes:
- a CDS encoding MFS transporter, producing the protein MPSSAPFFGWKVLYATFVLAIFGWGVGFYGPPVFLHAVVQRTGWSVALVSGAVTLHFLAGTVVVANLPRLHRRIGVARTTAGGAVLLALGVAGWALAQAPWQLFAAAALSGMGWVTLGAAAVNALIAPWFVRRRPAALGMAYNGASVGGIVFSPLWVFLIAQAGFAQAALWVGLAMVAVIAVLSRSVFSVTPQQLGQEPDGDSPAKAKPAAATAPARVGNLWRDRAFLTLAAGMALGLFAQIGLIAHLLSMLAPLLGAQTAGLAMGLATASAIAGRAAVGWLMPPAADRRKVACAAYAVQIGGSLVLMLAADHAWAVWAGVVLFGSGIGNATSLPPLIAQTEFAREDAARVVPLIVALSQGAYAFAPAAFGALRTVLQASGLALFGFLAAAALLQAAAIVCFAAGRGARGERAHAAPGAG
- a CDS encoding helix-turn-helix transcriptional regulator produces the protein MESGFADINLSAVAGAIADPARARMLCVLLDGRARTATELAAAADIGASTASSHFQRLREQGLVEMAVQGKHRYFRLASAEVGRALEALLVVAGADRAPFKPSTPSLLRDARTCYDHMAGTLAVRIHDAMLARCWLLPDGRDYALTPLGEASLAQVGVDVAQARLRRRRFACACLDWSERRSHLGGALGAALFDALLARGWVSKDLDSRALRVTSKGERQFPAFFGPADAQPAARRDAHAAA
- a CDS encoding N-acetyltransferase; its protein translation is MPTLALHAFRHVLQIVTELRIDVNHCPQEVDKELDVIHNRMNRPMDRLHGLPEVKTDIPGIVLRYREADGEYYVYVVDVRRDRLAGYTVFNRLIEVGRRADPYVRAPHSKYAAPYQGMGLATAVYRWALDAGLCILSGARQSIGAHRLWMGLARDYALGFVDLRRKQLTYLGREVSPRVREDLHTRMILLGKGWTLDAYMRATGMIASQDALSQHTLG
- a CDS encoding DUF1828 domain-containing protein is translated as MSNFLEASGWTVLPAGEHAIRAVSPMTLGLDGQHAAFFIAHPDESSFYLTDAGETAMHASSFGIEVAAKRIDILNETPGVTLAQFDRSGAIVASGPNEQLQEALWDAVKLAMALSFQCAKWMPRFSQLRFRAQVGRALAEGVGVNRMVKGARAKGSSGHTADFAYAVRAAGSTALTYIEPIALKAGKKMDWTQVYQTHGKMSDVKMADARNSRMVILEDGASAEEFKKAVTILEQSATVQTLAKTRDWREVFSA